A region of Lycium barbarum isolate Lr01 chromosome 1, ASM1917538v2, whole genome shotgun sequence DNA encodes the following proteins:
- the LOC132603867 gene encoding glycosyltransferase BC10-like: MFKLYILIPSLTLLISIPIIFFLAPSILPQRQITISIPDELDDLSLFHKAITADSTFLKKPSHKYPSNKFRLGSTTIHRPKIAFLFLTNSDLHFQSLWNKFFNLSDPHLYNIYIHADPTVKITPPVGVFSNRFIHSKRTQRSSPTLISATRRLLAHAVLDDPDNVYFALISQHCIPLHSFNYFYSFLLDTQKLSNKMEFPSYIEILNESPSLLDRYNARGENVMEPEVGFDKFRVGSQFFVITRKHSLMVIKDSKLWRKFKKPCVKIESCYPEEHYFPTLLSMEDPNGCKGYTLTRVNWTDSVDGHPRTYHPFEVSSELIYKLRESNSTYSFMFARKFSPDCLKPLMEMADSVIFKD; the protein is encoded by the coding sequence ATGTTCAAATTATACATCCTTATCCCATCTCTTACACTTCTAATCTCAATTCCAATAATCTTTTTTTTAGCCCCATCTATCCTTCCTCAACGCCAAATTACCATTTCTATCCCTGATGAACTTGACGATCTTTCCCTTTTTCACAAAGCCATAACCGCCGATTCAACTTTCCTTAAAAAACCTTCCCATAAATACCCTTCCAACAAATTCCGACTAGGTTCAACCACCATCCACCGCCCTAAAATCGCCTTTCTTTTCTTAACAAACTCCGATTTGCACTTTCAGTCCCTGTGGAACAAGTTCTTTAACCTTTCTGATCCACATCTTTATAATATTTACATTCACGCTGACCCCACAGTTAAAATCACACCTCCAGTTGGTGTTTTTTCTAACAGATTTATACATTCTAAGAGAACTCAACGCTCATCACCGACACTTATTTCAGCCACGCGCCGCTTGCTTGCTCACGCGGTTCTTGATGATCCAGATAACGTTTATTTCGCTCTTATTTCACAGCATTGTATCCCTTTACACTCTTTTAATTACTTTTACAGTTTTTTACTAGATACCCAAAAATTATCAAACAAAATGGAGTTTCCTAGTTATATAGAGATTTTAAATGAATCTCCTTCATTATTAGATAGATATAATGCTAGAGGTGAAAATGTAATGGAACCTGAAGTTGGGTTTGATAAATTCCGGGTCGGGTCACAGTTTTTTGTGATTACAAGAAAACATTCCTTAATGGTTATCAAGGATAGTAAGCTGTGGAGGAAATTCAAGAAACCTTGTGTAAAAATTGAATCTTGTTATCCTGAAGAGCATTATTTTCCTACTTTGTTATCAATGGAGGATCCAAATGGGTGTAAAGGTTATACATTGACTCGGGTTAATTGGACTGATAGTGTTGATGGGCATCCACGTACTTATCATCCATTTGAAGTTTCATCAGAGCTGATTTATAAGCTTAGAGAGTCGAATTCGACGTATTCGTTTATGTTTGCAAGGAAATTCTCACCGGATTGCTTGAAACCGTTGATGGAAATGGCAGATTCCGTCATTTTTAAGGACTAA